In Parcubacteria group bacterium, a single genomic region encodes these proteins:
- the glmS gene encoding glutamine--fructose-6-phosphate transaminase (isomerizing), which yields MCGIIGYIGKQKAVPILIEGLKRLEYRGYDSAGLSVFEDKKITTLKAVGKVSELENKINGNSFEGVLGIAHTRWATHGKPCDKNSHPHSDCEGNIFLVHNGIVENYQELKEQLIKKGHKFSSETDTEAIAHLIEEFNKKMDFKSSVLETLKMIKGTYGLAIINKKEPNKIIAAKLGSPLILGLGEKEYVVASDVSAIVRHTNQVIFLEDGEVAIIEPENYEVINLKNKLLKKNIAKLDWSVEKAEKQGFDHFMLKEIFQQPDAISDAVRGRIIAEEGMVKLGGLRDVSEKIREIERIIIVSCGTSYHAGLVGEYMLEEYAGISVEVEYASEFRYRKTLLDEKTAVIAISQSGETADTLAAIREAKNKGAMVLGIVNSVGSTIARETDAGIYNHAGPEIGVASTKAFTSQLSILALLTLFLGRQRDMSLVTGKRIAMEMKKIPRLIENILKQSKNIKKIAKKYAKYQDFLYLGRKYNFPIALEGALKIKEIAYVHAEGYPSGEMKHGPIALIDKNFPSIFIVPKDSVYEKNISGMQEIKARGGKIIAIATEGDNAIKKIADDVIYIPKTLEMLTPLLSVIPLQLFAYYVGVQKGLDVDKPRNLAKSVTVE from the coding sequence ATGTGCGGAATTATCGGTTACATTGGAAAACAAAAAGCAGTTCCGATTTTGATAGAAGGGCTAAAACGCCTTGAATATCGAGGCTATGATAGCGCCGGCCTTTCTGTTTTTGAAGATAAAAAGATAACAACTCTTAAAGCTGTGGGAAAAGTGTCAGAGCTCGAAAATAAAATTAATGGAAATAGTTTTGAAGGAGTATTGGGGATTGCGCATACTCGCTGGGCAACGCACGGAAAACCATGCGATAAAAATTCCCATCCGCACTCGGATTGTGAAGGAAATATTTTTTTAGTCCACAATGGCATTGTGGAAAATTATCAGGAGCTGAAAGAACAGCTTATTAAAAAAGGCCACAAATTCTCTTCAGAAACTGACACGGAGGCCATTGCCCATCTTATTGAAGAATTTAACAAAAAAATGGATTTTAAAAGTTCTGTTTTGGAAACTTTGAAAATGATTAAGGGAACATATGGACTTGCGATAATAAATAAAAAAGAACCGAATAAAATTATTGCGGCGAAATTGGGAAGCCCATTGATATTGGGGCTTGGAGAAAAGGAATATGTTGTCGCTTCCGATGTTTCGGCGATTGTCCGCCATACCAATCAAGTAATTTTTTTGGAGGACGGAGAAGTGGCGATTATTGAACCGGAAAATTACGAGGTCATCAATCTTAAAAATAAGTTGCTGAAAAAAAATATTGCCAAATTGGATTGGTCAGTTGAAAAAGCAGAGAAGCAGGGGTTTGATCATTTTATGCTTAAGGAAATTTTTCAGCAGCCTGACGCTATTTCTGATGCAGTTCGAGGAAGGATTATTGCTGAAGAAGGAATGGTGAAGCTTGGCGGACTTCGGGATGTTTCAGAAAAAATTCGGGAAATCGAAAGGATAATAATAGTTAGCTGCGGAACATCGTATCATGCAGGACTTGTTGGAGAATATATGCTGGAAGAATATGCAGGGATCTCGGTGGAAGTTGAATATGCATCCGAATTCCGTTATCGCAAAACTCTTCTCGACGAAAAAACCGCGGTAATTGCGATTTCTCAGTCGGGAGAAACCGCCGATACTCTGGCAGCAATTCGGGAAGCAAAGAACAAAGGAGCGATGGTGCTGGGGATTGTAAATTCGGTCGGATCAACTATTGCCCGGGAAACTGACGCGGGAATATATAATCATGCTGGTCCGGAAATTGGCGTGGCTTCTACTAAAGCATTTACCTCCCAGCTTTCAATTCTGGCTCTCCTCACTTTATTTTTGGGACGGCAACGCGATATGTCGCTAGTAACTGGAAAAAGAATCGCGATGGAAATGAAAAAAATTCCAAGGCTGATTGAAAATATATTGAAACAATCAAAAAATATCAAAAAAATTGCCAAAAAATATGCCAAATATCAAGATTTTTTATATTTAGGAAGGAAATATAATTTTCCGATTGCTCTGGAAGGCGCGCTAAAAATAAAAGAAATTGCTTATGTTCACGCAGAAGGTTATCCGTCCGGAGAAATGAAACATGGTCCGATTGCGCTGATTGATAAAAATTTTCCGTCAATTTTCATTGTTCCGAAAGACAGCGTATATGAAAAAAATATTTCCGGCATGCAAGAAATTAAAGCCCGAGGCGGAAAAATAATTGCTATTGCAACAGAAGGAGATAACGCTATTAAAAAAATAGCCGACGATGTAATCTATATTCCCAAAACTCTTGAAATGCTAACGCCATTGCTATCCGTCATCCCACTGCAACTTTTTGCCTATTATGTCGGAGTGCAAAAAGGGTTGGATGTGGATAAACCGAGAAATTTGGCGAAGAGTGTGACGGTGGAATAA
- a CDS encoding ribose-phosphate pyrophosphokinase produces MDKLTILSGNGNSDLTQRICAYLGVKMCDAKIGRFKDGEVEVDIRESVRGQDVFLIQPTCPPVNENLVELLVLLDALKRASARRINLVMPYYGYARQDRKVVPRAPISAKLVADMIQVAGGNKLERLVASELHAGQIQGFFNIPVDHLYTKDVFLDHFSQFDGKRLVVISPDAGGIDRARAYAQRLHNADIAIVDKRREEANESKIMHIVGDVKDKIAIIIDDMIDTAGTTVQVAEAAEKYGALEIYAACTHALLSDNAVERINNSPIKELIVANTIPLGEKENALQRLRVLDTSHIFGDAIEKIHVEKSVSALF; encoded by the coding sequence ATGGATAAACTGACTATACTGAGTGGCAACGGAAACAGTGATTTGACACAAAGAATTTGCGCTTACCTTGGCGTAAAGATGTGCGATGCGAAAATCGGCAGATTTAAAGATGGTGAAGTTGAGGTAGACATCAGGGAATCGGTTAGAGGACAGGATGTATTTCTTATCCAACCGACCTGTCCTCCAGTCAACGAAAACCTAGTGGAACTACTCGTCTTGCTGGACGCTCTCAAGCGAGCTTCAGCAAGAAGGATCAATCTCGTCATGCCGTACTACGGTTATGCAAGACAGGATAGGAAAGTTGTGCCTCGGGCTCCCATCTCAGCCAAACTTGTTGCTGATATGATCCAAGTGGCAGGTGGAAACAAGCTAGAAAGATTGGTCGCTTCGGAATTGCACGCAGGACAAATCCAGGGTTTTTTTAACATACCCGTCGATCACCTCTACACAAAAGATGTCTTTTTGGATCACTTCAGCCAGTTTGATGGGAAGAGACTAGTCGTAATTTCCCCTGATGCAGGAGGCATCGACAGAGCCAGAGCATATGCCCAAAGACTCCACAATGCAGACATCGCCATCGTGGATAAGAGAAGAGAAGAGGCAAATGAGTCAAAAATCATGCATATCGTAGGCGACGTTAAGGACAAAATTGCTATCATCATTGACGATATGATCGATACTGCAGGAACAACCGTACAGGTAGCCGAAGCGGCAGAAAAATACGGAGCATTGGAAATCTATGCCGCTTGCACTCACGCGCTACTCTCAGACAATGCAGTAGAGAGGATTAACAATTCGCCCATTAAAGAGTTAATCGTCGCTAATACGATTCCTCTGGGCGAAAAAGAAAATGCGCTGCAAAGGCTTCGTGTGCTCGATACTTCCCACATTTTCGGAGACGCAATTGAAAAGATCCACGTCGAAAAATCTGTTAGTGCTCTTTTCTAA
- a CDS encoding HAD hydrolase-like protein, with protein MIIFIDFDDVLFNTKQFVADIRSIFEKNGVSEETFKKYYRYFEVKKGEKIVRKYNPYKQIERIKAQGFETGKIEKEFAKLISDTSEYIFSDGIEFLDEVKNEDLYVVSFGDRKFQKEKINNSGIAKYFKKISVVDFSKAVEIKKILKNKKVKKGEGLIFIDDREKFLKDIKKSYPGMVTFLLKIPEGRYDDEITNYCDFEVRSFNEILEIIEPVSV; from the coding sequence ATGATAATTTTTATTGATTTTGACGATGTTTTATTTAATACTAAGCAATTCGTTGCTGACATCAGAAGCATTTTCGAAAAGAATGGAGTTTCAGAAGAAACATTTAAAAAATATTACAGATATTTTGAAGTTAAAAAGGGAGAGAAGATAGTCAGAAAATATAATCCCTACAAACAAATCGAAAGAATAAAAGCTCAGGGATTTGAAACAGGAAAAATAGAAAAAGAATTCGCAAAACTTATTAGCGATACATCGGAATACATATTCAGTGACGGAATAGAATTTCTAGATGAGGTAAAAAACGAAGACTTGTATGTCGTTTCTTTCGGAGACAGGAAATTTCAGAAGGAAAAAATAAATAATTCCGGGATTGCAAAATATTTTAAAAAGATTTCGGTTGTTGATTTTTCAAAAGCGGTTGAAATAAAAAAAATATTGAAAAACAAAAAAGTAAAAAAGGGAGAAGGATTGATTTTCATAGATGATCGCGAAAAATTTTTAAAAGACATAAAAAAATCATATCCGGGGATGGTGACTTTTCTTCTGAAAATACCTGAGGGAAGATATGATGATGAAATAACAAATTATTGTGATTTTGAAGTTAGAAGTTTCAACGAAATATTAGAGATAATAGAACCCGTCTCTGTTTAA
- a CDS encoding sugar phosphate nucleotidyltransferase has product MQAVILAAGKGTRMNHLTENNNKTMLEVGGKPILEYKLDILPDEIDEIIFVIGYHGDMIKKYFGSKFKNKKIKYVVQKKLNGTGGAVYRTKDLIKGKFLVLMGDDLYGKKDLEKLIKYDLAVLGYEVENPGQFGVIRVDKNGDMVEVIEAPHKTRKYRLANTAVYVLNKDFFKYKLVPKKPGDFEYGLPQTMASMAKEHRIKVVKASAWHQITCPEDLTLAERISRKFLK; this is encoded by the coding sequence ATGCAAGCAGTGATATTAGCCGCAGGGAAAGGAACTAGGATGAACCATCTTACCGAAAATAATAATAAAACAATGCTTGAGGTTGGTGGCAAGCCGATACTTGAGTACAAGCTCGATATCTTGCCGGACGAGATAGATGAAATAATTTTCGTCATCGGCTATCATGGTGACATGATAAAGAAGTATTTTGGCAGTAAATTTAAGAACAAAAAAATAAAATATGTAGTTCAGAAAAAACTTAACGGAACAGGAGGGGCTGTTTATAGGACAAAAGATTTGATAAAGGGAAAATTTTTGGTTCTGATGGGTGATGATTTATACGGCAAAAAAGATCTGGAAAAATTAATAAAATATGACTTGGCGGTTTTGGGTTATGAAGTCGAAAATCCCGGGCAGTTTGGGGTTATTAGGGTTGATAAAAACGGGGATATGGTTGAAGTCATAGAAGCACCGCATAAAACAAGAAAATACCGATTGGCTAACACTGCGGTATATGTTTTAAATAAAGATTTTTTCAAATATAAATTAGTTCCCAAAAAACCGGGCGATTTCGAATATGGGCTTCCACAAACTATGGCATCAATGGCCAAAGAGCATAGAATAAAAGTAGTGAAAGCTTCGGCTTGGCATCAGATCACTTGTCCGGAAGATTTAACATTGGCCGAAAGGATATCACGTAAGTTTCTGAAATAA
- the rlmN gene encoding 23S rRNA (adenine(2503)-C(2))-methyltransferase RlmN, protein MDLNELEKILKENNQPKFRLEQIKKAIFEDGAYSFLEISTISKDLRELLNKKLNVLSFKVEKVLESKDGKSVKALFKIHCHSERLAKNPSIGNKSFHYNRSGSFAEAAQDDNVYYIETVLLSPRPNTWTACISSQVGCSLRCEFCATGKGGFKRNLTAEEITDQILFWKQYLKKNKINGNFSNIVYMGMGEPFLNWEEVKKSVEDLINPKLFNFGSRSISISTVGIKGGIEKYLAEFPQVNLAISLHFADNEMRSQYMPVNKSYDLEDIKKDLQEYFKKSKRKVFIEYIMFEGLNDEIKDADKLMEYLKSIGNSYLLHVNLISYNETFGEFKSSSKNKIEKFKDYLLQNKINATIRKSLGTEIAGACGQLAGK, encoded by the coding sequence ATGGATTTGAATGAACTAGAAAAAATCTTAAAAGAAAATAATCAGCCGAAATTTCGGTTAGAGCAAATTAAGAAAGCTATCTTTGAGGATGGCGCTTATTCGTTTTTGGAAATTTCCACTATTTCGAAAGATTTACGGGAATTGTTGAATAAGAAGTTGAATGTTTTATCTTTTAAGGTGGAGAAAGTTTTAGAATCAAAAGATGGAAAATCGGTGAAAGCTTTGTTTAAAATTCATTGTCATTCTGAGCGCCTCGCGAAGAATCCCAGTATTGGTAATAAAAGCTTTCATTATAATCGTTCAGGATCCTTCGCCGAGGCGGCTCAGGATGACAACGTTTATTACATAGAAACTGTCTTACTTTCGCCTCGTCCAAATACTTGGACGGCTTGTATCTCTTCGCAGGTTGGATGTTCGCTCAGATGCGAATTCTGCGCGACCGGAAAAGGAGGATTCAAAAGAAATCTGACAGCTGAAGAAATCACCGATCAAATCCTGTTTTGGAAACAATATCTGAAAAAGAATAAAATTAATGGAAATTTTTCCAACATCGTTTATATGGGAATGGGGGAGCCATTTCTCAATTGGGAAGAAGTGAAAAAAAGTGTGGAAGATTTGATTAATCCGAAATTATTTAATTTTGGTTCGCGAAGCATTTCCATTTCTACGGTCGGAATCAAGGGAGGAATTGAAAAATATCTAGCTGAATTTCCGCAGGTTAATCTAGCCATCTCGCTACACTTTGCGGATAATGAGATGCGCAGCCAATATATGCCGGTGAACAAATCCTATGATTTGGAAGATATCAAAAAAGATTTGCAGGAATATTTCAAAAAAAGCAAAAGGAAAGTTTTTATCGAGTATATTATGTTTGAGGGTCTGAATGACGAAATCAAAGACGCAGATAAATTGATGGAATATTTGAAGTCGATTGGAAACTCTTATCTTCTTCACGTTAATCTTATTTCATATAATGAAACGTTCGGAGAATTTAAATCATCTTCGAAAAATAAAATAGAGAAATTCAAAGATTACCTTCTTCAAAATAAAATCAATGCGACCATAAGAAAAAGCCTCGGGACCGAAATCGCCGGGGCTTGTGGACAATTGGCGGGGAAATAA
- a CDS encoding NUDIX domain-containing protein, which produces MQKIIIASGPVIVENNKVLLDQHGDTNFWKFCGGRVENDWGLIETAHKRPKEELGIDIEILDENPFISYAVKENPEGKMDVILVHFLAKRIGEIKPGKDIREWNWFDLDNLPENLGPNIIPALKHFNFIK; this is translated from the coding sequence ATGCAAAAAATAATCATCGCCTCAGGTCCGGTAATCGTGGAGAATAATAAAGTTTTACTGGATCAGCATGGGGATACGAACTTTTGGAAATTTTGCGGAGGAAGGGTTGAAAATGATTGGGGACTAATCGAAACAGCGCATAAAAGACCCAAAGAAGAGTTGGGAATTGATATTGAGATTTTAGACGAAAATCCTTTTATTTCATACGCCGTTAAGGAAAATCCGGAAGGAAAAATGGACGTAATTTTGGTTCACTTCCTCGCCAAGAGAATTGGAGAAATAAAACCCGGAAAAGACATACGAGAATGGAATTGGTTTGATCTTGACAATCTTCCGGAAAATCTCGGACCAAACATTATCCCCGCCTTAAAGCATTTTAATTTCATCAAATAA
- a CDS encoding secondary thiamine-phosphate synthase enzyme YjbQ, protein MKIINEIIKLKTATTLDFIDITDKIQKKIKEAGIKNGIINIQSMHTTMAVIVNEAEPLLIEDMKKILEKLAPRTYQYMHDNFEIRTVNMCDGECANGHAHNKALHLPTSAMMNIIKNGLQLGTWQRVFAVELDRSRPRQIALQIIGE, encoded by the coding sequence ATGAAAATTATCAACGAAATTATTAAACTGAAAACTGCAACTACTTTGGATTTTATTGACATTACCGACAAAATCCAGAAAAAAATAAAAGAAGCCGGAATTAAAAATGGAATAATCAATATCCAAAGCATGCACACGACTATGGCCGTTATTGTCAATGAAGCCGAACCGCTTCTGATTGAAGATATGAAAAAAATTCTGGAAAAATTAGCGCCGAGAACTTATCAATATATGCACGATAATTTTGAAATTCGAACTGTCAACATGTGCGACGGAGAATGCGCCAACGGACATGCGCATAACAAAGCTCTGCATCTCCCTACTTCTGCAATGATGAATATAATAAAAAACGGCCTTCAGCTCGGAACCTGGCAAAGAGTATTCGCCGTGGAACTGGACAGATCCCGTCCCCGCCAAATCGCGCTTCAGATTATTGGAGAATAG
- a CDS encoding divalent metal cation transporter, with amino-acid sequence MENKKEKLYTIGEFHEEVGVPLIIAKKLIIWGEVGAIKAIDGTLRIAESEVLKAKEIIRHPYKRARIFLRALGPGLITGASDDDPSGIGTYSSVGAKFGFAIIWMAAWLLPIMLAVQEACARIGVVTNKGLAGVIRRHYSQKTVITIVGLLIIANVVNIGADLGAMAASLSMLTKINFYAGLILFAFFIILVEIFVQYHLYVKVLKWLALSLFAYVITGIIIHPSWTLIWKDIITPQIQFNKEYIFAVVAVFGTSITPYLFFWQASEEVEEGKLIKATLRNRLMHGRIRRMRTDVKTGMIFANVAFFFIVLTTAQVLFKNGITDIGSAEQAALALEPFAGNAAYLLFALGIIGTGLLAVPILAGSGAYALSEVMKWHKGLELKFSKAKGFYLVIAFSILFGLAISCLGINPIKALYYSAFINGVIAVPLLITIMIVGNDKKIMGEETNPHWVSFFGWLGVLAMIVALILMIVFSFM; translated from the coding sequence ATGGAAAATAAAAAAGAAAAATTATATACAATCGGAGAATTTCACGAAGAAGTCGGAGTGCCTTTAATTATTGCCAAAAAACTGATTATTTGGGGAGAAGTGGGAGCAATCAAGGCGATTGACGGAACACTGCGAATTGCTGAATCGGAAGTTTTGAAAGCCAAGGAAATTATTAGGCATCCGTATAAGAGAGCCAGAATTTTTTTGCGAGCTTTGGGCCCGGGTCTTATCACAGGAGCTTCCGATGATGATCCTTCGGGAATTGGAACCTATTCTTCAGTCGGGGCAAAATTTGGTTTTGCCATTATTTGGATGGCGGCTTGGCTCTTGCCGATAATGCTGGCAGTGCAGGAAGCCTGCGCGCGTATCGGCGTAGTGACCAACAAAGGGCTGGCCGGAGTCATTAGAAGACATTATTCCCAAAAAACCGTAATAACGATTGTCGGACTTTTGATTATTGCTAATGTGGTGAATATAGGAGCGGATCTGGGTGCAATGGCGGCATCGCTTTCGATGCTGACAAAAATAAATTTTTATGCAGGACTAATCCTATTTGCATTCTTTATTATTCTGGTCGAGATTTTTGTCCAATATCATTTATATGTGAAGGTTTTGAAATGGCTGGCCTTGTCGCTGTTTGCCTATGTTATTACCGGAATAATAATTCATCCTAGCTGGACTCTCATCTGGAAAGATATTATTACCCCGCAGATACAATTCAATAAAGAATACATTTTTGCTGTGGTGGCGGTTTTTGGAACTTCAATTACGCCTTATTTATTTTTTTGGCAGGCTTCAGAAGAAGTGGAAGAGGGGAAACTTATTAAGGCCACTCTTCGAAATAGGCTGATGCATGGGAGGATAAGAAGAATGCGGACTGATGTGAAAACAGGAATGATTTTTGCTAATGTGGCGTTTTTCTTTATCGTTCTAACAACGGCGCAGGTGCTTTTCAAAAATGGAATAACCGATATCGGTTCGGCTGAGCAGGCGGCTTTGGCGCTAGAACCTTTTGCTGGAAATGCTGCGTATTTATTATTCGCTCTGGGAATAATCGGAACTGGGCTTTTGGCTGTTCCGATTCTGGCCGGATCGGGAGCCTATGCGCTTTCGGAAGTGATGAAATGGCATAAAGGATTAGAATTAAAATTTTCCAAGGCCAAGGGATTCTATCTGGTGATTGCTTTTTCAATATTATTCGGCTTGGCGATAAGCTGTTTGGGAATCAATCCAATCAAGGCTTTGTATTATTCCGCTTTCATTAATGGCGTGATTGCGGTTCCGCTTCTTATCACAATTATGATTGTGGGAAATGACAAAAAAATAATGGGTGAAGAAACTAATCCTCATTGGGTAAGTTTTTTCGGCTGGCTGGGGGTATTGGCGATGATTGTTGCGCTAATATTAATGATAGTCTTCTCTTTTATGTAA
- a CDS encoding gluconeogenesis factor YvcK family protein yields the protein MRKKNIVTIGGGTGSFVLLSGLKKYPVNISAIVSMADDGGSAGVLRDELGVLPPGDVRQCLVALCDSSEMLRNLMNYRFENGGLCGHSFGNLFLSALEKMNKSFSKGVEEAIKILNIKGEVIPVSEGNMRLHIKINNGKVIVGENNLDHNEEIRKFGIKEIFLKPKAKACKKAIDRIKKADFIIIGPGDLYGSILPNFMVEGIGEAVEKSKSKIILNCNLTNKKGQNEGFDLDKYVKILNDHIGKKKIDFVVFNKEKMPDKLVKKYEKKEGAGSVVILNKNKKDRDYRIVLANILDNKKIKEIKKDVIADSRSFIRHDGEKLAKALMKIIK from the coding sequence ATGCGAAAGAAAAATATTGTCACTATTGGAGGTGGGACGGGAAGCTTTGTGCTTCTCTCTGGTCTTAAAAAATATCCGGTGAATATTTCAGCGATTGTTTCGATGGCGGACGATGGTGGTTCAGCCGGAGTGCTTCGGGATGAATTAGGGGTTTTGCCTCCGGGAGATGTTCGTCAATGTTTAGTGGCTCTTTGCGATTCATCTGAAATGCTGAGAAACCTTATGAATTATCGGTTCGAAAACGGGGGACTTTGTGGCCACAGTTTTGGGAATCTTTTTCTTTCGGCTCTGGAAAAAATGAATAAAAGTTTTTCCAAAGGCGTTGAGGAAGCCATAAAAATTTTAAACATAAAAGGAGAAGTTATTCCAGTGAGCGAAGGAAATATGCGCCTCCATATAAAAATCAATAACGGCAAGGTTATTGTTGGAGAAAATAATTTAGATCACAATGAGGAAATAAGAAAGTTTGGGATTAAAGAAATCTTTCTGAAACCTAAAGCAAAAGCTTGCAAAAAAGCTATTGATAGGATAAAAAAAGCCGATTTCATTATAATCGGTCCGGGAGATCTTTACGGTTCAATTCTGCCTAATTTTATGGTGGAGGGTATCGGTGAAGCTGTGGAAAAATCAAAATCCAAAATAATCTTGAACTGCAATCTTACAAATAAAAAAGGGCAAAATGAAGGATTTGATCTGGATAAATATGTGAAAATATTAAATGATCACATCGGAAAAAAGAAGATAGATTTTGTTGTTTTTAATAAAGAAAAAATGCCTGATAAATTAGTAAAGAAATATGAAAAAAAAGAAGGAGCCGGATCCGTGGTGATTTTAAATAAAAATAAAAAAGATAGGGATTATAGAATCGTTTTAGCCAATATTTTGGATAATAAGAAAATAAAAGAAATAAAGAAAGACGTTATTGCTGATAGCCGATCTTTTATCCGCCATGACGGTGAAAAATTGGCCAAAGCTTTGATGAAAATAATAAAATAA